Within Synechococcus sp. NB0720_010, the genomic segment GGCGTAGGCCGTCGTCGCAGGGTTGGCCATACTCTTCCGCCAGCAACTCCAGAAAGCCCCGGACCCGGTCTTCGACGCGGCGCAGACCCAACAGGGAAATGAGCGCCTCGGACTGACGGGTCCGGCTGATCAGCGCCAGCATCAAGGTGCTGGCCAGGTGGGGGGTCTGCTGGATCTCGTCCATCGAGAGGCAGAGCAGATCGCAATCGCTCAGCGTCGTGGCTTCGTAGAGATCCAGGTTGCTGAGCGGTTCACCGAAGGGTTCATTCGGTCCCGCCAGGCCCAGGAGAACATCTTCGCCCTGCTCATTCATCGAGCTCAGCTTGACCATCCCGCGGGCCACCAGCCAGACGTGGTGGCGAAGCATGGGCACGCGACTGCCAGCCGTCAGGCTGACCAGATCGCGGCGCTGGAAGGTGTGTTCGAGGCTGCCGCGAAGACTTAAGGGCGGACTCGATGTCAAAGATATGGACGTCATTGCATCAAGAGTGATTGGGAGTCTGTCAAGAACAATGCGTGCATTCAGATCAGAAAAAGGGCAGATCAGACCTGCCCTTGAACCATCTGGATCACACTGAACTAACGAGAGATTTTGTTCACTGCAGCACGTGCCTTATTCAAGATTGAACCATTCAGAGGGACGAAGCCAAGGGCATCAGCCCTGGCCTGAGCCTGATCGCTCAGCATGTAATTGAAGGTCTTCTTGATGGTGTCGGTGTTGGCACCATTGCCCTTCTGATAAGCCAAAACCCAGGTCAGGGTCGCGATCGGGTAAGCACCCTTGGCGGTGGGGTTGGGGTTCGAGCCAGCCAGGTTCTGATCGAGCTTGATGCCGTTCAGGGCCTTGGCACCGGAGGTGTGGCTGGGCTTGATGAATTCACCCGACTTGTTCTGCAGCGCAGCGGCCTTGACAGCACCGCGGATGTACGACTGGTTGACGTAACCGATCGCACCCTGCTTGTTTTTAATCACACCAGCAACACCAGAGTTACCTTTAGCTCCAATTGAATTTGAGCCCGGCCAGCGGACGGATTTACCAGTCCCGAGCTTCCACTGTGGAGAAAAAGAAGCCAGGGATTCGGTGAAGGCTTTGGTGGTTCCAGAACCGTCCGAGCGGTGCACCCAGGTGATTGGACCAGCGGCGCAACCCAGGTCCTTCCAGTTGGTGATCTTGCCGATCGCCACTTGGACAGCCTGCTGCTGGGTGAGCTTCAGGTTGCAGCCGGGCTTGTTGTAACCGAAGGCGATGGTGCCGCCCACCATGGGGATCTGCACCAGACCGCGGGTCACCTTGGCGATGTCCTTGGCCTTCATCGGATCATCCGATGCACCGAAGTTGACGGTCTGGTCGATGAACGCCTTACGGCCAGAACCTGAGCCAACGGCTTGGTAGTTGACCTGGGGGCCACCGGCCTTCGCCAGATCAGCGAACCAACGCTGATAGATCTTGGCGGGGAAGGTTGCGCCAGCAGCACTGAGGCGATCTGCGGCGGAGGCGGACATGCCGGTGCCGACGGCCAGCAGGGAGCCGATCAGGAGGGCCTTCTTCGCGAAGGTCATGGATAAAACCTTGTGGTTCCCATCCATCTACGCAAGTGATGATCCGTCCTGCGTTAGGGGCTGGTTAAGGCCTCGTGAACGTTGCGTGAATCAGCAGCAGGACTGGGCTTTGAGGGGCCTACTGGTCTGCAAACGCTGAAGCCAATCACTCAATTCGGCCAGGGCCTGAGGGCTCAGGCGGTAGTAGACCCAGCGCCCCTGAACCCGGGACTCCAGCAGGCCCGCCTCGCGCATCACCTTGAGGTGAAAGGAGAGCTTGGACTGGGCCAGGCCCATCTGCTCGGTCAGCTCACAGACGCAGCGCTCACCCCCCGCCAGCGCCAGGGCCACCTCCAGGCGATGGGGATCCGCCAGGGCCTTGAACAACGCGCTGAGGGCTTTGGACACAGCTCGGAGCAGGCCTAACCGCACCTTAACCAATCAAGAAACCTTGATGCATCAAACTTTGTTGATCAGTTGATGGGGTTGGTCATGCGGATTGGCATCAACGGCTTCGGACGCATCGGACGACTGGTCTGCCGCGCCCTCTGGGGACGGCCAGGCATTGAGATCGTTCAGATCAACGACAACCAGGCCACGGCTGAATCAGCCGCCCACCTGCTCTGCTTTGACTCAGTCCATGGTCGCTGGGATCGCCAGGCCGAGGCCCTCAGCGAGAGCGAGCTGCTGATCGATGGGCGGCGCCTGAACTTCAGCCGCAACGGCACCCCCGCCGAGGTGACCTGGTCTGCCGCAGGTGTGGAGATGGTGCTCGAGTGCAGTGGCCGCTTCAAGACCACCGAGGCCCTCGAGCCCTACTTCAGCCAAGGCGGCATCCAGCGCGTGGTCGTGGGCTGCCCCGTCAAAGACGCACTGAACATCGTCTACGGGATCAACCATGACCTCTATGACCCCAACCAGCACCGGCTGGTGACCGCGGCGTCCTGCACCACCAACTGCCTGGCCCCGATCGTGAAGGTCGTGCATGAGCAGTTCGGCATCCGCCATGGCTCGATCACGACCCTGCATGACGTCACCAACACCCAGGTGGTGGTCGACGCCTTCAAAAGCGACCTGCGGCGCTCCCGCTCCTGCCTGCAATCGCTGATCCCCACCACCACCGGATCAGCCAAGGCCATCGCCATGATCTTCCCGGAGCTCGAGGGCAAGCTCAACGGCCATGCCGTTCGTATCCCCCTGCTGAATGCCTCCTTGACCGATGCGGTCTTTGAGCTCGAGCGACCCACCAGCGCAGAGGCAGTCAACCAGGCCTTCCAGCAGGCTGCGCAGGGGCCCCTCCAGGGAATCCTGGGCTACGAAACCCGGCCGCTGGTCTCCATCGACTACGTCAACGACAACCGCAGCGTGGTCATCGATGCCCTCTCAACGATGGTGGTCGACGGGACCCAGCTGAAGGTCTACGGCTGGTACGACAACGAGTGGGGCTACAGCTCCCGCATGGCCGATCTGGTCAGCCATCTCGTCCAGCTGGAGTCCCAAGGATGAGCGGACTCTCCGCCCTACAGCAGTACCAGCGGGTCACCGCCAATTACTGGGCCTTCACCCTCACCGATGGGGCCCTGCGGATGCTGGTGGTCTTCCACTTCCATCAGCTGGGCTACACCAGCCTGGAGATTGCCTTTCTCTTTCTCTTCTATGAGTTCTTTGGGATCCTGACCAACCTCTACGGCGGATGGCTTGGGGCCCGCTTTGGCCTGCGGCTGACGCTTTGGCTCGGCACCTGGATGCAGATCGGCGCCCTGCTGATGCTGATTCCGGTGGCGGACTCCTGGCCGAAGTGGTGGAGCGTTGCCTACGTCATGGCCGCCCAGGCCCTGAGCGGGATCGCCAAGGATCTCAACAAGATGAGCGCCAAAAGCGCGATCAAAACCGTCGTCAAGAGCCATGACGGTGACCAGCAACTCTTCCGCTGGGTGGCGATCCTGACCGGCTCCAAAAATGCCCTCAAGGGCGTTGGTTTTTTCCTGGGGGGCGTCCTCTTGACCGCCCTGGGCTTTAACGCGTCGGTGGGCGTGATGGCGGCGGGTTTGACCTTGGCCTTTCTGGTCACCCTGGGGCTGCCGGCCGACATGGGACAGATGAAACGCAAGCCCAAAGTCCACTCCCTGTTCTCCAAAAGCGAGGGCATCAACGTGCTCTCACTGGCACGGATGTTCCTCTTTGGGGCTCGGGATGTCTGGTTTGTGGTCGCTTTACCGGTCTTCCTGGAGACGACCCTGAACTGGCGCTTCTGGGAAGTGGGCAGCTTCATGGGCCTCTGGGTGATTGGCTACGGAATCGTTCAGGGATCCGCTCCGGCCCTGCGGCGCAGCTGGGGGCAAACCAGGTCCCCTGGCGCATCGGCCGTGCAGTTTTGGAGCGCCCTGCTGACGGCGATTCCCGCCTTGATTGCCATTGCCCTATGGCGACAGGTCGCCGATCCAGGTCTGGTGGTGGTGGCAGGTCTAACCGCCTTCGGGGTGGTCTTTGCGATGAACTCCTCGATTCACAGCTACATGGTTCTCGCCTACAGCGACGGCGAAGCAGTGAGCCTGGACGTGGGCTTCTATTACATGGCCAATGCCGCAGGACGGCTGCTTGGCACCCTGCTCTCGGGAGCGATCTTTCTGATCGGCGGGCTCCAGGCCTGTCTCTGGTGCTCGGCGTTGATGGTGGGACTGGCCTGGCTGTTCAGCCTGAAGCTGCCGCCAGTGCGAAGCGCCTAGCGCTGAAACAGCGCACGGATCTGCGGGCTGCGCTCCGGGCAGAGCATCGGCGTGTAATAGCGAACGGCGGCAGTTTCCACCTCCTCAGGCAGGATCCCGGCAAAGGACACCCCCTCCCGCTCAAAGGCCTCGCTGAGGCGCTGTTGCTGGGCCAAGAGCAGCGCGGGCTGATCAAACGAGTCGCAGAGCAGCTGGGCATAGAGCCGCGCTGCACAGCCGGTGTGGCCAAAGCGCCGCACGCAATCGCCCACAAGCTCTGGAGGCTGCGGCTGCGCCCAACCAGCACAGGGCCAAGCCAGCAGCAGCAAGGAGATCGCCTCCCCCAGGGGGGCACGCAGGCGGAATGCCATTAACGCTGGCGCTCCGCTGAGCAGGCCAGAAAGCGCTCCAACTCCTTGGTATCCAGGCTCGGTGGCTTGGCCTTGGTCAACAGGGCTGGATGAATCGTGCGCAGTTGATCCGCAAGCTGATCGCGCTCGGTCACCGCTGCCTCCTGGCGCTGTTGCAGGGCCTCCTGCCAGACCAGCCGGCGCTTGGCTTCACTGCGCCGCCACTCCGCCACGGCCTGCTCGTACTGCTCCTGCTCGGTCTGCTGGTCGTAGATCGTCAGTAGACGTTGCTCTTCGGGGTCCAGGGGCAGGGGCGCCAATGCTGAGGTGAACGACTCTTCCTCAAGCGCCTTCAACCGCGACTCGGTCTCGCGGTAGCGCTCCACCAGCGGCGGCAGGCTCTCGCGATAGCGCCGGCATTGCACTAGGGCCTGGCGCTGCGCCTCGCTGTCCTGCTGAGGAGCGTTCTTGCTTGCGGGCCCTGAACAACCGGCCAACAGCAGCAACACAAGTACCGCGGCCCCTAGCCGAGGGTGAGGCATCCGAACCATCCGGACGAGTGCGCCCATGCTCGCAGGACTCGAGCGACAACGACCCCATTTGGGGGTATCGAGGGACACGCGGCCAGATCTAGCTGTACACCGCAGCAAAGACCAGCTCTTGGACAGCATCGACGCCCACATCGCCCTGGACCGCAGCGAGCTGGAGAAAGCCCGCAACGAAGGCGACAAACCCAAGGCCGCTCACCTTGAAGCCGAACTCAAGGACCTCGAGACCTACAAGGCTCACCACCCCGGCGAGAGCAAAGACCCCAGCCCCATGGAGGTCTACTGCGACCTGAATCCTGAGGCGCCCGGCTGCCTCGTCTATGACGACTAGTGCGATGACCGCTACCGCGCCCCAACCACCCAGCATCACCATTGGTGAACTGGAGGCCAACTATCAGCTCTACTGCAAGGCACTGAAGATGCTGATTGCAGAGAAGCGCACCCTCAACAAGATCCAAAAAACCGTGTGTTGGGGAAAATTGGCCACCCTCCACCACTGTCTTCCTAGGCAGTACAAATCACCCGATTACCTGTACGCCCAACTGCTCAAAGCACAGTCCACACCTAAAGAGTGAGACCGGCTTTGTGTTCGATCTTGCGACAGAGGTCAATCACTCAATCCCGCACAAAAGCGCTGTGCGGGATTTTTTTGTTGAGCGCGCGATTGGATTAGACACGAAATAAGTCGAATTCACAGGATCCAACCGGCGGGGCCACCGCAGGTCGATGATGGATGCACCGCTCGGAGTGAGTGATGGATCTCACCCCCTATCTGGAGACGCTGCAAGGAAGCAACCTTGATGAGGTCCTGCTCTCGGTTGCCGTCAGCGGGAAGGTTGCGCTGGCGATGAAAGGGCGCTTTTTTCTGCGCTGCCTCTGCGAGAGCTTCCGTGAGACCGAGCTCATCGGCTGCGCCGTCACCGATGAAGCGAGCTGCCTGAACTATCTGAGCCAAGAGCCCTACGAGCTGCTGATCTGCACCGACTTTCTTGAAAGCGGCAGCGGCTTCGATCTCGCCCGCAAGGCCAAGGCACTACAACCCCAGCTCAAGGTGGTGATGCTCGCCTTGGGGGATGCGATTCCGGTGGA encodes:
- a CDS encoding Crp/Fnr family transcriptional regulator, which gives rise to MTSISLTSSPPLSLRGSLEHTFQRRDLVSLTAGSRVPMLRHHVWLVARGMVKLSSMNEQGEDVLLGLAGPNEPFGEPLSNLDLYEATTLSDCDLLCLSMDEIQQTPHLASTLMLALISRTRQSEALISLLGLRRVEDRVRGFLELLAEEYGQPCDDGLRLNLRLTHQDIAGALSTTRVTVTRVLGLLKEEGWLKLSSQRQLVISNLPISAAA
- the pstS gene encoding phosphate ABC transporter substrate-binding protein PstS, yielding MTFAKKALLIGSLLAVGTGMSASAADRLSAAGATFPAKIYQRWFADLAKAGGPQVNYQAVGSGSGRKAFIDQTVNFGASDDPMKAKDIAKVTRGLVQIPMVGGTIAFGYNKPGCNLKLTQQQAVQVAIGKITNWKDLGCAAGPITWVHRSDGSGTTKAFTESLASFSPQWKLGTGKSVRWPGSNSIGAKGNSGVAGVIKNKQGAIGYVNQSYIRGAVKAAALQNKSGEFIKPSHTSGAKALNGIKLDQNLAGSNPNPTAKGAYPIATLTWVLAYQKGNGANTDTIKKTFNYMLSDQAQARADALGFVPLNGSILNKARAAVNKISR
- a CDS encoding helix-turn-helix transcriptional regulator; the encoded protein is MSKALSALFKALADPHRLEVALALAGGERCVCELTEQMGLAQSKLSFHLKVMREAGLLESRVQGRWVYYRLSPQALAELSDWLQRLQTSRPLKAQSCC
- a CDS encoding ArsJ-associated glyceraldehyde-3-phosphate dehydrogenase, with amino-acid sequence MRIGINGFGRIGRLVCRALWGRPGIEIVQINDNQATAESAAHLLCFDSVHGRWDRQAEALSESELLIDGRRLNFSRNGTPAEVTWSAAGVEMVLECSGRFKTTEALEPYFSQGGIQRVVVGCPVKDALNIVYGINHDLYDPNQHRLVTAASCTTNCLAPIVKVVHEQFGIRHGSITTLHDVTNTQVVVDAFKSDLRRSRSCLQSLIPTTTGSAKAIAMIFPELEGKLNGHAVRIPLLNASLTDAVFELERPTSAEAVNQAFQQAAQGPLQGILGYETRPLVSIDYVNDNRSVVIDALSTMVVDGTQLKVYGWYDNEWGYSSRMADLVSHLVQLESQG
- the arsJ gene encoding organoarsenical effux MFS transporter ArsJ; its protein translation is MSGLSALQQYQRVTANYWAFTLTDGALRMLVVFHFHQLGYTSLEIAFLFLFYEFFGILTNLYGGWLGARFGLRLTLWLGTWMQIGALLMLIPVADSWPKWWSVAYVMAAQALSGIAKDLNKMSAKSAIKTVVKSHDGDQQLFRWVAILTGSKNALKGVGFFLGGVLLTALGFNASVGVMAAGLTLAFLVTLGLPADMGQMKRKPKVHSLFSKSEGINVLSLARMFLFGARDVWFVVALPVFLETTLNWRFWEVGSFMGLWVIGYGIVQGSAPALRRSWGQTRSPGASAVQFWSALLTAIPALIAIALWRQVADPGLVVVAGLTAFGVVFAMNSSIHSYMVLAYSDGEAVSLDVGFYYMANAAGRLLGTLLSGAIFLIGGLQACLWCSALMVGLAWLFSLKLPPVRSA
- a CDS encoding CP12 domain-containing protein; this encodes MDSIDAHIALDRSELEKARNEGDKPKAAHLEAELKDLETYKAHHPGESKDPSPMEVYCDLNPEAPGCLVYDD
- a CDS encoding DUF3136 domain-containing protein — its product is MTATAPQPPSITIGELEANYQLYCKALKMLIAEKRTLNKIQKTVCWGKLATLHHCLPRQYKSPDYLYAQLLKAQSTPKE